From Magnetococcus sp. PR-3, one genomic window encodes:
- a CDS encoding STAS domain-containing protein translates to MYETSKNSVLEMTKKYHTKHGRYIIKLPNPFKFNSHQRFREMCESLDHDDSVEFDLRHVTSIDSSALGMLMLAHEYFGKDRNRLFLSHIHTNVKSVFDVARMDVLYTMH, encoded by the coding sequence ATGTATGAAACGTCAAAAAACTCTGTCTTAGAGATGACAAAAAAATATCACACCAAACATGGTCGCTATATCATTAAACTTCCCAATCCTTTTAAGTTTAACAGTCATCAGCGTTTTCGTGAGATGTGCGAATCCTTAGATCACGACGACAGTGTTGAGTTTGATTTGCGTCATGTGACCTCTATAGATAGTTCAGCGTTGGGTATGTTGATGCTTGCCCATGAGTATTTTGGTAAAGATCGAAATCGTCTGTTCTTATCCCATATCCATACCAATGTTAAAAGTGTGTTTGATGTGGCGCGTATGGATGTGTTGTATACGATGCACTAA
- a CDS encoding STAS domain-containing protein, whose translation MSPDQIKPLYVRHSSEEDRYVIAVPNPFKFHLRKSFRQAYLSIPEDQKVEFDFSQVTSLDSAAIGMLLVAFEHFGHNRDHVVLSNLHQQVRVILEMANLDRVFTILPS comes from the coding sequence ATGTCACCTGACCAGATTAAACCACTCTATGTTCGCCATTCTTCAGAAGAAGATCGCTATGTGATTGCTGTACCCAACCCGTTCAAATTTCATCTGCGTAAATCATTTCGCCAAGCCTATCTCTCTATTCCTGAAGATCAAAAAGTAGAGTTTGATTTTAGCCAAGTTACTTCGTTAGATAGTGCAGCCATCGGTATGTTGTTGGTGGCTTTTGAGCACTTTGGTCACAACCGTGATCATGTGGTGTTATCCAATCTACATCAGCAGGTTAGAGTTATTCTTGAAATGGCCAACCTTGACCGTGTCTTTACCATCTTGCCTTCCTAA
- the der gene encoding ribosome biogenesis GTPase Der: MAKLPLVALVGRPNVGKSTLFNRLTRTRDALVDDTPGLTRDRQYGEMKRGDTAFPLVDTGGFEADPGETMAGMIRGQTLLAIEEADIIVFVVDGGAGPLTDDYSIADKLRSSGKPVIIAANKAEKKESQATSYEFHELGLDPIIPISSAHGIGIGDLLETLEAMTEAMPEFSLQEDEEISLEEDHNARQSGPMRLAVVGCPNAGKSSLINRLVGEERVLASDIAGTTRDSVDVPIMDKHGEPAILVDTAGIRRKSRVSMRVEKFAVIAALKSMERAEVAILVLDAQRGVTDQDKRIGSYALDAGCGLVFAVNKWDTMPAGQQPIKEFKEGLAIHFPRLTHCPVFFLSAKSGKKVDKLIPAARKVRKATRMRISTANLNRWLEQAIQKKAPPRAGGRPVKVRYCSQVSASPPTFVFFCNRPEKMQESYKRYLENQLREAFDLDGTPVRMMFKGGANPFAEKGKKRR, encoded by the coding sequence ATGGCCAAACTACCTCTCGTCGCACTGGTCGGCAGACCTAATGTCGGTAAATCTACCCTGTTTAACCGACTCACCCGTACCCGTGACGCACTGGTGGATGATACGCCAGGTTTAACCCGTGATCGCCAATATGGTGAAATGAAACGCGGAGATACCGCTTTTCCTCTGGTGGATACCGGTGGGTTTGAGGCAGACCCGGGGGAGACCATGGCGGGCATGATCCGTGGTCAGACCTTATTGGCCATCGAAGAAGCCGATATCATCGTTTTTGTGGTGGATGGCGGTGCTGGCCCTCTGACCGATGATTATTCCATTGCAGATAAACTGCGTAGTAGTGGTAAACCGGTCATTATTGCCGCCAATAAAGCGGAGAAAAAAGAGTCGCAAGCGACCTCTTATGAGTTTCATGAGCTGGGTTTGGATCCTATTATTCCCATTTCATCGGCGCATGGTATTGGTATTGGCGATCTGTTAGAGACCTTAGAGGCGATGACCGAGGCCATGCCTGAGTTCTCCTTGCAAGAAGACGAAGAGATCTCGTTAGAAGAAGACCACAATGCACGGCAGAGCGGGCCTATGCGTTTGGCCGTAGTAGGCTGCCCAAATGCTGGTAAAAGCTCGCTCATTAACCGCCTAGTGGGTGAAGAGCGTGTTTTGGCATCCGATATTGCCGGTACAACACGTGATAGTGTTGATGTGCCGATTATGGATAAACATGGAGAGCCTGCCATTTTGGTGGATACAGCGGGTATTCGCCGTAAAAGCCGCGTCTCTATGCGTGTTGAAAAATTTGCGGTCATTGCCGCGTTAAAGAGCATGGAACGTGCTGAAGTGGCCATTTTGGTGTTGGATGCTCAACGGGGTGTGACCGACCAGGATAAACGGATTGGTAGTTATGCGTTAGATGCAGGCTGTGGTTTGGTTTTTGCGGTTAATAAATGGGATACCATGCCTGCGGGTCAACAGCCTATTAAAGAGTTTAAAGAAGGCTTGGCGATCCATTTTCCGCGCTTAACCCACTGCCCGGTCTTTTTCCTGTCAGCTAAAAGCGGTAAAAAAGTGGATAAGCTTATTCCCGCTGCCCGTAAGGTGCGTAAAGCTACCCGTATGCGTATCTCTACAGCCAACCTTAATCGCTGGTTGGAACAGGCCATACAGAAGAAAGCACCACCCCGTGCCGGTGGTCGCCCCGTTAAGGTACGCTACTGTTCCCAGGTTAGTGCATCCCCGCCCACCTTCGTGTTTTTCTGCAACCGTCCTGAAAAGATGCAAGAGAGTTATAAGCGCTACCTGGAAAATCAGCTGCGGGAGGCCTTTGATCTGGATGGCACACCCGTACGCATGATGTTCAAAGGGGGAGCAAATCCCTTTGCTGAAAAGGGTAAAAAAAGGCGTTAG
- the bamB gene encoding outer membrane protein assembly factor BamB: MYRSGMRMGAVLATALMLGGCSVWEDSIDWFSDDKVVEEERASLYTEPMPGKGTGLTEVWDRAIAGDPEKHLLHPRRIAFDGDSLYASGFDGDVARLNRLDGDKVWHEDLDVNLRGGVAVDRQHLYVGTAEAELVALNRDNGSVVWRGVLSSSAVSAPLVHQGLVIITTLDNRTYAFDTKSGERRWTHSSVPEALTLLGASTPVVLDKNTILVGYSSGEVMAVNAATGQTKWTDNLVRLASRRTELSTLQDVDADPVVANGQLYVVNHRGQLRALFPANGSRIWRHNMSAIRSPLVLPGKLVVSDLEGHIRALNLREGTLIWKTQISDGVLTKPVQLAGGVYVGDDAGRLFRINALTGRVDGLDQLGEPILSLSVVGDTLAVWTNEGNLIVMK, translated from the coding sequence ATGTACAGATCAGGGATGCGAATGGGTGCTGTGTTGGCCACAGCACTGATGCTGGGTGGGTGTTCCGTTTGGGAAGACTCCATTGACTGGTTCAGTGATGATAAGGTTGTAGAGGAGGAGCGTGCTTCCCTCTATACCGAACCTATGCCAGGTAAAGGTACAGGACTGACGGAAGTGTGGGATCGCGCCATTGCTGGTGATCCTGAAAAACATCTGCTGCATCCACGCCGTATTGCCTTTGATGGCGACAGTCTGTATGCCAGTGGTTTTGATGGGGATGTTGCCCGTTTAAACCGTCTGGATGGGGATAAGGTCTGGCATGAGGATCTGGATGTCAATCTACGTGGGGGTGTGGCGGTTGATCGCCAGCATCTGTATGTTGGTACGGCAGAAGCCGAGCTGGTCGCGCTTAATCGGGATAATGGCTCGGTTGTTTGGCGTGGGGTGCTCTCTAGTTCAGCGGTATCTGCCCCGCTGGTACACCAAGGCTTGGTGATCATTACCACACTGGATAACCGCACCTATGCGTTTGATACAAAGAGTGGTGAACGGCGTTGGACCCATAGTTCAGTCCCTGAAGCTTTGACCTTGTTGGGGGCCTCCACCCCGGTGGTGCTGGATAAAAATACCATTTTGGTGGGCTATTCTTCGGGTGAGGTTATGGCGGTGAATGCCGCGACGGGGCAAACTAAATGGACCGATAATCTGGTGCGTTTGGCTTCACGCCGTACAGAACTCAGTACGTTGCAGGATGTGGATGCTGACCCTGTTGTCGCCAATGGACAGCTCTATGTGGTTAACCACCGGGGTCAGTTACGGGCCTTGTTCCCGGCCAATGGCTCACGTATTTGGCGCCATAACATGTCTGCCATTCGTTCTCCCTTAGTGCTACCAGGTAAGTTGGTGGTGTCTGATTTAGAAGGGCATATTCGTGCCTTGAACCTGCGTGAAGGTACGTTGATCTGGAAAACTCAGATCAGTGATGGTGTCTTAACCAAGCCTGTTCAGCTGGCCGGTGGGGTCTATGTGGGTGATGATGCCGGTCGTCTTTTCCGCATCAATGCACTGACAGGACGTGTGGATGGGTTGGATCAACTTGGGGAACCGATTCTGTCACTGAGTGTGGTGGGGGATACCCTTGCGGTCTGGACCAATGAGGGCAACTTGATCGTGATGAAATAG
- a CDS encoding tetratricopeptide repeat protein: MAHDDHNQDLVFQEVDEQLAEERLRRLWENYKVWIVGGFVAFFAALAIFVGVKDYYRSLDHDASDQYLKAVNALQSNNAAQADSALKRLQSKHGDHGYGLLSHLAEARMLVEKGDNDAAIQTLDGMIAKADRAPLSDLARLNAAYVLSKTPERAMAYLDAIKDPSAYSAHAYEMRGLIAQVAGENKQALAHYQKAMQYTPAMTLSQRLMERMVRLGGMDAVKEAQMVQPAKVE; encoded by the coding sequence GTGGCCCATGATGACCATAACCAGGATCTGGTATTTCAGGAAGTCGATGAACAGTTAGCGGAGGAGCGCCTTCGCCGATTGTGGGAGAACTACAAGGTCTGGATTGTGGGCGGTTTTGTCGCCTTTTTTGCCGCCTTGGCCATTTTTGTTGGGGTGAAGGATTACTACCGCTCGTTGGATCATGATGCTTCAGACCAGTATTTGAAGGCGGTGAATGCGCTGCAAAGCAATAATGCAGCACAAGCCGACAGTGCCCTCAAGCGTTTACAGAGCAAACATGGAGATCACGGCTACGGTCTTTTAAGCCATTTGGCAGAAGCCCGTATGTTGGTGGAAAAAGGCGATAATGACGCTGCTATTCAAACTTTGGATGGCATGATTGCCAAGGCCGATCGCGCACCATTAAGTGATCTGGCCCGTTTGAATGCCGCTTATGTGCTCTCTAAAACACCTGAGCGTGCTATGGCGTATCTGGATGCTATTAAGGATCCTTCCGCATATTCGGCCCATGCTTATGAGATGCGCGGTCTGATTGCTCAGGTTGCCGGTGAGAATAAACAGGCACTGGCCCATTATCAAAAAGCGATGCAGTACACACCTGCCATGACACTCTCACAACGATTGATGGAGCGTATGGTGCGTCTGGGCGGTATGGATGCCGTTAAAGAAGCGCAAATGGTTCAGCCTGCCAAAGTAGAGTAG